In the Malaclemys terrapin pileata isolate rMalTer1 chromosome 3, rMalTer1.hap1, whole genome shotgun sequence genome, tatcaaatgaaaataaaatgcatttgctGTTAATAAATGCTAGTGTTATGTCTGCAAAAAAGAAGTAGGAGATGATTTGCCACAGCTGCTGGGAGACTTGTTGTTGCATCTTTGGAACTTTTTAGGAATTCACCTTTGCGGAAGAGAATATTGCCAAATGCACCATGGGTTTTGTGGGCATTCTCTTTCATAGCCTGGAAGCTGCTCCTATCTGCAACCGCTTGAAGCTGTTCCTCAGTCAGGGGCAACACGAAGAATTCAGCTATCTTTTTCACTCCTAAAACCCTGTTCTGGAGAGAGGATGTTAGTcaaataaaatgcattattttatttctgtggtATTTCCACTTACAGTAGCTGACTCGATATTTTCCTGTAGTGTGTTTAGCGGGCTTCAGTGTGATTGAAGTGGTGCATAGATCTTATGCTGGCCCTCTGTATAGACGTGAATTGCACCCAGTGAGAGGAAAGCTGTTAGACTTAGTCTCTACATAGCTGAGGTCACAATATACTGTCTATACACACCTTACAATTAAATGCCTACTCAGATAGGGATATGCATATCAGTTATTTGGGAATtaggctttaaaaatattttggctcatactagagctgatcagaaaatggggagggggggggaaatcatgaAAAAACTGGttccattttttttctcattgaaatttcagcaaaaaaataTTATCAGAAATCAAATAGGTGAACATTTTGGCTAGTTCTATTTCATATGGTAAACTGTTGGTGCTTTGGAGTTCACTCAAAAGACAATCTGTATAATTGTTACCTAAACACTTCTTCAGTAACCTCACCTCTTTCAGTTCTTCGTAGGTTATCGTCATAACATTTTCATCGTCAACATGCTTGCTCCATTCACAAATATAGTCAAAATAGGACCCCCAAGGCACTGGAGGACACCAAAGCATCatataaattaataattattaacacGAATAATGGCTCAAGACTGAGTATATTTCTTAAAACCTAGACTGATAGTTAGAACTTCAGACTGACCCCTCTGCCAGGCGGCATAGTCTCATGGCACCCTGGAAGACTGTTAGAACTTGATGTTTACTTAGCCCACTAAAGACATAATAGGATTTAGTCCCGTTCCAGGTACCAGAATTTTAGAAGTTTCACTTAGAAACCTCTATGTTCCTTTTATTCCTCAAACACTTTGTATTGGAAATTAATTATCATCTCTTAACTATAAAATAAAGTGAGAGATGCAGCTAGGTTGTTTTGCCTAGGTTTGAATGTTTTTGGGTTACTTAccgtgatatttaaaaaaaagatattttctaTTTGTTCATTTGCCAACACTAGAAAGCCGCCTTTTAATAAACTGATTTGTGGCAGGCCAGACTAAAACAAAAGTCACGTCTGGGGACTTTGCAAATGGGGAAAAGGGTTTCTCAGCTGAAGGCATAGACGGGGTCTTTATTTCAATTCCCCTTCCACGGCAATAAAAATTTATCCCCCAACATTCTTTGGAGAGATCTGCCTCAAAATCCTTACCTACCAGTAAAGGGAGAGGGGAGTTCCAGTTCACTCTATTCATAGAACTTTAGCCTTGGGCCCAAAAGCCTGGGTCAGCAATTTGGGCTTCCTTATAAACTCTAGATTGCTCCTGTGAGACTACGTCCTCCTTGTCCTCAGTGATttttataaaaatgatacatgttcCCAAAATGAGTCACTTATTAAAGAAGATTGTCTGAAATTTTGAAGATCCTTCTATTAACCTCTGTCATTTTTctgataaaataaaatgaaaaaagtatAATGAATCTGGGTTACAAAttccatattttcaaatttaGTCTACACATTGAATAATTGGGATAGGTAGAAAAAGGAACAGTACTTTTTCCAGTCATGAAAGCTGTGAAGAACTCATCCCAGGTCTCATAAGAGGGAAGTGGAGACATGACATTGGTAAAATGGTAAAAAGATGTAGCTACGTCTTTTGGATTTCGAACAAGCACCAGTACCTagaaaattaatatatatatttctggagCTAAACATAGCAAAATGGCAGTATCAGAAAAATAATATGTAATTATAATATTGCCAATTTCTTGGACCTCATATATTAGGCACAGAAATAATAATTAATCCTATATGCAGAGGTTGCAATTTTTTCATTATTCCTCATTAGATTTCAAAGATTATTGGCTACATTCATTTAAGTGTGCTTGTCCTGATCTCCCCAAATTAATTATATGCTATCTGCATGTGCTTCATCTGAAACAAGACTCCTTCACCCCTTTGGGTTAGTgaatgttcttaaaataaactgGATTAAAAGTTACAGGGGCAAATTCAGAGgtcatattggaaaaaataaatggTGGTATTCAAGCTCCATCCACACCGAAGCCCCTCCCACTagtgacaccaaaatgagagacCACCCACAGTAGACTGTGTAGCAATTCCTCTATCACTGGAGGATCCCTCTTCTTCTGAGTGTTCTTATGGGGCTGGATacactctcagacttcattgtGATGTGATGTGAAGTAGCTATGCTCTACCAGAGGACTAGGCCCTAAAAGTGGCCATACTGAGCACTTGGTACCTATGATGTAGACTTTAAAAATGACAATGGAAGTCTAAAGGAGCCTGAAAATTCTACTGAAGGATATATGTCTATAAGACATTAAAATGAGCACTCACCTTGGCTTTATTCTTGAAGATGGACTCAGGTAGATTGTGCGGAACGAGATGAGTAAATATAACTCTTCTAGAAGATAATTTCTCCATCCGCTTTAATACAAATTGAAAGAAGGGGAAAGCAGACAAATCAATTAATGTAACATTACATTTTCTGTAACCCTATGCCAAAATACCCCATTGCTGGTATATCAATGGCTCTGGAAAGCTCTGCTGAGCTGATAGCAGATTTCATGTCTTAGGAGTTCTGTGATTTTTCTGGGACCAGTGTCTCTAATCTATAGACACTGCTGAGTGTAGTAGATTTGGGAAGAGACCTGGCTAGTATCCAACGGGTAAAGTGAAATATGATTTCACACTTCCCCCTACATGATGGAATACATCTAAAAAGAAGGAACAGAATCTAACTGGAGAATGAGGGAAAAGGGAGATGAGCACTGAAGGACCTAGTTTGGGGTCAAAAGGGTGAGTTATAAAGATGGGGGGATCTGTTGGGACTAAGAGAGGGGGAGTTGGGAACCAGAAGAAGGAAAGCGATTCTGGTTGGGTTGAGAGGGggaaagatgggacaaggagaagAGAGGAACATAGAAAAAAGGGATAGCCCAGAAAGTTCAGGACAAGCATCTGAGCTCTGACTCCTCTTGGCGGTATCTTTCGAAGAGTGCCCATCAGTAACTGGCATCCTCGTTTGCAGGCTCAGCAAAAAGGCCAAGGACTGCATATGCACTGGGGATGGAGCTACTCTGTCACCTCTAGAGCTAGCTCATCTAGGTTGCAACTAAGATACATTGGCAAGACAGCACAGGGAGCCTCTCACTAACTCTGCAGAAGCTGTATCTCTTTTCTGGATAAATTAACTTAATCCTTCACAAGCACTAAGTTCACATCAGAAAAAAAACTAACCacatgaatgaaaatgttaacaAATACACAGACTGGAGGCGGTGAGCAGCAGAGCAGTGATGGATTGAATCAGCCTGGTACTGGTGCAAGAGGTATTTCATCTAGGATTAAGCACccaggcctggatccacaaagggacttagtcATTGCGATGCTCAGTATTGCATCACCTGATTTTTAGGTCCCTAGAAAACCACAGGAAccacactgtgatccacaaagcctgaattagaCAACtgaggctccctatacaatggatggggagagacaggtgccttagaatgtgatctgcaaagccagcatgctggggaggagccaccTAAATTAGCCAATGGGAGACACAGGTGAGAAGGTGTATGCTAAGCCCTCAGAGATAGTGCTTAAGTCTGGGCTActgggaggtgcctatctctgctagtGATCCACAAACTTAGGCAGAGGAGTGCCTAAGTCACatatgatgctggcagaccaggtgcgaGCTatgccacactctgaggccaccaaaaaatttgtcctgagaacccagATGCACATAAAAAAACTGGGGTGAGGGTGCGGGATGGAAACAAGGAGGAGAAGGAACACCTCCCTTTTAATCTTTAGTCCAGTGGTGAGGGTACTCACTGAGGATATGAGagactcccccccacccacccggtTAACTCCCCCCTGTGCCTGATGAGGTGAATGGATTTGAACAAGAAACTCCAACCATTCATGTGAGTCCTTTAATCAGTGGACTATGGAGTGACACTCTTTTTCTCACCTAATTAATGTTCAATTAGTCAATTAAAGTGAAACAACTTCTGTAGGAGAGATTGAAGGAGGCCCACATCAGAAGATCCCATAGTCCAGTGGTCAGGGTACTCACCTGAAAGGTGGCAGATTTCTGTTCAGAT is a window encoding:
- the LOC128834250 gene encoding sulfotransferase 6B1-like — protein: MANHRKKFIDLMDKGIAVCDTMDRDDLLFSYKGILYPKTVCSPEIFKALESFEARQEDVILAGYPKSGTNWVGQILTDLVTTSAENNEDETNSLNDEELEEFPYLEVGDAEKYQRMEKLSSRRVIFTHLVPHNLPESIFKNKAKVLVLVRNPKDVATSFYHFTNVMSPLPSYETWDEFFTAFMTGKMPWGSYFDYICEWSKHVDDENVMTITYEELKENRVLGVKKIAEFFVLPLTEEQLQAVADRSSFQAMKENAHKTHGAFGNILFRKGEFLKSSKDATTSLPAAVANHLLLLFCRHNTSIY